In Ignavibacteriota bacterium, a genomic segment contains:
- a CDS encoding sulfite exporter TauE/SafE family protein has translation MAPGQFLLVVLAGVGTGLLGGVFGIGGGIFLIPVLTIGFGLPMHEALAASIVTVIATSSATASIYVRKGISNVRLGMSLEVMTTIGAVLGGFGAAMLPGDVLRTFFAVFLLCMAALMWWRARKHGEGVIRDDAGASIRGSFFDPAEGRQISYSVRNLRAGMLVSFFAGNISGLLGVGGGIIKVPVMNMVCGVPMKAATATSNLMIGVTAVASAVIYFAHGYVHPYYTGAAVLGVLAGSALGTRVAARVRGRTLIYLFVFLMLATSVRMFL, from the coding sequence ATGGCTCCCGGACAGTTTTTGTTGGTTGTACTGGCGGGCGTCGGCACGGGTTTGCTCGGCGGCGTGTTCGGCATCGGCGGCGGAATTTTTCTCATCCCCGTCCTGACCATTGGATTCGGCCTGCCCATGCATGAGGCGCTTGCCGCCAGCATCGTCACGGTGATCGCCACCTCGAGTGCGACAGCGTCGATATACGTGCGCAAGGGAATCAGCAATGTGCGCCTCGGCATGTCGTTGGAGGTCATGACCACAATCGGCGCGGTGCTGGGCGGCTTCGGCGCGGCCATGCTGCCGGGCGATGTGCTTCGCACGTTCTTCGCGGTATTCCTTCTCTGCATGGCGGCGCTGATGTGGTGGCGCGCGCGTAAACACGGTGAAGGAGTGATACGCGACGATGCCGGCGCGTCTATCCGCGGCTCGTTTTTTGATCCGGCCGAAGGCAGGCAGATCTCGTACAGCGTGCGAAACCTGCGCGCGGGCATGCTTGTGTCGTTCTTCGCCGGGAACATCAGCGGCCTGCTCGGTGTGGGCGGCGGCATCATCAAAGTGCCCGTGATGAACATGGTCTGCGGCGTCCCGATGAAGGCCGCGACGGCGACAAGCAACCTGATGATCGGTGTCACCGCCGTCGCCAGCGCCGTCATCTATTTTGCGCACGGCTACGTGCACCCGTACTACACGGGCGCCGCGGTGCTGGGCGTCCTCGCGGGCTCCGCGCTGGGGACGCGTGTCGCGGCGCGTGTGCGCGGACGCACGCTGATCTATCTGTTTGTGTTTCTCATGCTGGCCACGTCGGTGAGGATGTTCCTGTGA
- a CDS encoding fibronectin type III domain-containing protein yields the protein MKHEIHRTLLPALLLALICAACSDSGTAPSDAPLAGPSNLRAWSADSTIGLRWNGSSSEWQTNFDKYVLTVWDKYASSVTRYDVPKGTTTMLLRALHNGHRYQISLHAFSTAGNRSADSAVVEWAPSPRVTRDVAGAPIRVYTSASALPSGVDLFVDSARAEVLQVTSAAFAARGDFFVYSPLVSGIVEITSPHLAANPGQRTEFSTSPYVEAASLDDSPATSSPASSTYTASSIILDNAVSQKGRIYFGRLVRGTARYYFRLFIKRGSDDRLVQGFGTDRYIEVEASFQSEKNVPFSK from the coding sequence ATGAAACACGAGATCCATAGAACCCTTCTCCCGGCGCTGCTGCTTGCCCTGATATGCGCGGCATGTTCCGATTCCGGGACAGCTCCGAGTGATGCGCCGCTGGCCGGGCCTTCGAACCTCCGCGCATGGTCGGCGGATTCGACCATCGGATTGCGGTGGAATGGCTCGTCGTCGGAGTGGCAGACCAATTTCGACAAATACGTCCTTACGGTGTGGGACAAGTACGCGTCAAGCGTCACGCGGTACGACGTCCCGAAGGGCACAACCACCATGCTGCTGCGCGCGCTGCACAACGGCCACAGGTACCAGATCAGTCTTCACGCGTTTTCCACCGCGGGGAACCGCAGCGCCGATTCGGCCGTGGTCGAATGGGCGCCGTCGCCGCGTGTGACACGCGACGTCGCGGGCGCGCCGATCCGCGTGTACACCAGCGCGTCGGCTCTGCCTTCGGGCGTGGACCTCTTCGTCGACAGCGCACGCGCGGAAGTCCTGCAGGTCACGTCCGCGGCCTTCGCCGCACGCGGGGATTTCTTCGTGTACTCCCCGCTCGTCTCGGGCATCGTTGAAATAACCAGCCCGCATCTCGCCGCAAATCCCGGACAGCGCACCGAGTTTTCGACGTCGCCCTATGTTGAGGCGGCCTCGCTCGACGACTCTCCTGCGACGTCCTCGCCCGCATCCAGCACATACACCGCGTCGAGCATCATACTCGACAACGCCGTTTCACAGAAGGGACGCATTTATTTCGGCCGCCTCGTGCGCGGCACGGCACGGTATTACTTTCGCCTGTTCATAAAACGCGGGAGCGACGACCGTCTCGTGCAGGGCTTCGGGACGGACCGCTACATCGAGGTCGAGGCGTCTTTCCAGAGCGAAAAGAACGTGCCGTTCTCGAAATAA
- a CDS encoding cytochrome b/b6 domain-containing protein, whose product MTYLTPSLRSLFRILSLTIVLAAAAGAQTKDECLACHNDNSLTMERAGKDVSLFVNPAILNRSPHARQNCIACHTGFDAENVPHKEKITPVRCSSCHANAEMKHQFHAAQLRAEKKRGALDQACKKCHGTHNVVAPSAGKGAGSCETCHTDVVGIFSQSAHGKALASGQPGAPKCTGCHSHDITYPAAGADTAAVKRAQERVCLSCHLDNPDVRARMTTAKNFVRAYDMSVHGAALQRGNGRAASCVDCHGSHAMQPGFKSESSTNKTHIPELCGKCHQAISKEYTASSHGIALREGVKDAPSCTDCHGEHSILRPDDPSAAVNEKNVSARICTPCHSSVRLSEKYGISTGKVASYNASFHGLAQRGGQKEVANCASCHSVHNIRPSSDPASTVNKANLATTCGKCHPGANEAFTVGKIHVTESETDEPLLYWISTIYLIMIFVIIGGMLVHNIADFRRKAIHKLKVRRGAAQAPHHVSHRLYVRMTGNERLQHVSLLVSFFVLVFTGFMLRFPDAWWVVLIRGLSDSVFDARSVIHRVAGAVMIAASVYHVGYLAFTKRGRQLFMDLLPRLSDATDAIAVLKYNFGFSKVKPKFDRFSYIEKSEYWALVWGNIVMGATGFIMWFDNYFMGILTKLGWDIARTVHYYEAWLAFLAILVWHIYFVIFNPDAYPMNLAWLKGTLSEEEMADEHALELERIKAAEESVSIAPDVPRDDAPTM is encoded by the coding sequence ATGACGTACCTCACACCCTCCCTTCGCTCCCTTTTCCGGATTCTTTCCCTCACCATCGTTCTTGCCGCCGCCGCGGGTGCGCAGACCAAGGACGAGTGCCTCGCCTGTCACAACGACAATTCGTTGACGATGGAGCGCGCGGGGAAGGATGTGTCGTTGTTTGTCAATCCCGCCATCCTGAACCGTTCGCCGCATGCGCGCCAGAATTGTATCGCGTGCCATACCGGTTTTGATGCCGAGAACGTGCCGCACAAGGAGAAGATCACGCCGGTGCGCTGTTCCTCGTGCCACGCCAACGCCGAAATGAAACACCAATTTCATGCGGCGCAGTTGCGGGCCGAGAAAAAACGCGGCGCGCTGGACCAGGCATGTAAAAAATGTCACGGCACGCATAACGTGGTCGCGCCGTCCGCCGGCAAGGGCGCGGGCAGTTGTGAAACCTGTCATACCGACGTTGTCGGAATCTTCTCGCAGTCGGCGCATGGCAAGGCCCTCGCGTCGGGTCAACCGGGCGCGCCGAAGTGTACCGGGTGCCATTCCCACGATATCACGTACCCGGCGGCCGGAGCCGACACCGCGGCGGTCAAACGCGCGCAGGAACGCGTCTGCCTTTCGTGCCACCTCGACAATCCCGACGTGCGCGCGCGCATGACCACGGCGAAGAACTTCGTGCGGGCCTATGATATGAGCGTGCACGGCGCGGCGTTGCAGCGCGGCAACGGCCGGGCCGCGAGCTGCGTCGATTGCCACGGCAGCCACGCCATGCAGCCCGGCTTTAAATCGGAATCCTCGACCAACAAGACACACATCCCCGAGTTGTGCGGCAAGTGTCATCAGGCGATCAGCAAGGAGTACACTGCAAGCAGTCACGGTATTGCATTGCGCGAGGGTGTCAAGGACGCGCCGTCCTGCACCGACTGCCACGGCGAGCACAGCATTCTCCGCCCCGATGATCCGTCGGCGGCGGTGAACGAGAAGAACGTCTCAGCGCGGATCTGCACACCGTGCCACAGCTCCGTGCGTCTTTCGGAGAAATACGGCATCTCGACGGGCAAGGTCGCAAGTTACAACGCAAGCTTCCACGGCCTCGCCCAGCGCGGCGGCCAGAAGGAAGTCGCCAACTGCGCGAGCTGCCACAGCGTCCACAACATCCGGCCGTCGAGCGATCCGGCATCGACCGTCAACAAGGCCAACCTCGCGACCACCTGCGGCAAATGCCATCCCGGCGCGAACGAGGCCTTCACAGTCGGGAAAATTCACGTCACAGAATCGGAAACCGACGAACCGCTTCTGTACTGGATCTCGACGATATACCTGATCATGATCTTTGTGATCATCGGCGGCATGCTCGTGCACAACATCGCGGATTTCCGCCGCAAGGCGATTCATAAACTGAAGGTGCGCAGGGGCGCGGCGCAGGCGCCGCATCACGTGTCGCACCGCCTGTACGTGCGCATGACCGGCAATGAGCGGCTGCAGCACGTGTCTCTGCTCGTCAGTTTCTTTGTGCTCGTTTTCACCGGATTCATGCTGCGCTTCCCCGACGCATGGTGGGTTGTGCTCATCCGCGGACTGAGCGACAGCGTCTTCGACGCGCGCAGCGTCATACACCGTGTCGCGGGCGCCGTGATGATCGCAGCCAGCGTGTACCATGTGGGCTATCTCGCCTTCACGAAGCGCGGACGCCAGTTGTTCATGGACCTGCTTCCCCGCCTGTCCGACGCCACCGACGCCATCGCCGTACTGAAGTACAACTTCGGGTTCTCGAAGGTGAAGCCGAAATTCGACCGCTTCAGCTACATCGAAAAGAGCGAGTATTGGGCGCTGGTCTGGGGCAACATCGTCATGGGCGCCACGGGTTTCATCATGTGGTTCGACAATTACTTCATGGGCATCCTCACCAAGCTGGGGTGGGATATCGCGCGCACCGTCCACTACTACGAGGCATGGCTCGCCTTCCTTGCGATCCTTGTGTGGCACATCTATTTTGTCATCTTCAATCCCGATGCGTATCCGATGAACCTGGCATGGCTCAAAGGCACACTTTCCGAGGAAGAGATGGCGGACGAACACGCACTCGAACTCGAACGCATCAAGGCAGCGGAAGAATCCGTTTCGATCGCCCCGGATGTCCCGCGCGACGACGCGCCGACGATGTGA
- a CDS encoding DUF1634 domain-containing protein yields MNRPSVERALERIVSLTLRAGLAVSALLLCVGLGLSLLSPGVSVIGTSWSLSRYAVQSPAQTIADPAAWLLAGICVLMSTPVLRVLIAATAFAAEKDWRYVLISSMVLSVLAVSVALAWMF; encoded by the coding sequence GTGAACCGTCCGTCGGTGGAGAGGGCGCTCGAGCGTATTGTCAGTCTGACTCTGCGCGCGGGACTGGCCGTCAGCGCCCTGCTGCTTTGCGTCGGCCTCGGCCTCTCGCTGCTCTCCCCCGGCGTCTCTGTGATCGGAACCTCGTGGTCGCTGTCGCGGTACGCGGTTCAATCGCCCGCGCAGACCATCGCTGATCCTGCCGCGTGGCTGCTTGCCGGCATCTGCGTGCTGATGTCCACACCCGTGCTGCGCGTCCTCATCGCGGCGACTGCCTTCGCCGCCGAGAAGGACTGGCGCTACGTGCTGATCTCGTCGATGGTGCTTTCCGTGCTCGCCGTGAGTGTGGCGCTCGCCTGGATGTTCTGA
- a CDS encoding cytochrome c3 family protein has protein sequence MFESHSRARAASLFACRVTISMLFLLAAAAGTARAQDNSDCLMCHSDKSLTGKRAGRTMPVYVDEKKFGGSAHKDLPCVGCHADLDGKELPHEDDLKPVDCGTCHGDIQKLHARSLHGKALARGDGLAPRCRDCHGSHEIYPVKDPRSQVAPLRVPYLCGKCHQEGSVVMKQRVIHQDHILENYSESIHGEGLLRKGLIVAPNCASCHTAHSILPHTDPLSSISRRNISKTCANCHASIENVHRKVINGKLWEREAHVLPACVDCHQPHKVRKVFYTQSMANRDCLRCHETKGLRSSKNGHDLTVDIRDLAQSKHANVACSQCHSTVTPSKTRPCETITTTVDCASCHEEIGVQHRRSIHGILLAKNDKNAPTCKECHGTHHVRGKHDPSSPTFPTNIPALCGTCHREGEKAALRMKGEGRTAVAHYAESIHGHGLVKSGLTVTATCTNCHTSHQILPKSDPASSVNRANVPKTCGVCHHGIEEQFESSIHATMVGKTDKVLPVCDDCHSAHTIQRADADGFKLQIMQQCGRCHEKIAETYFDTYHGKVSLLGYTKTAKCYDCHGAHDILRVSDPKSHLSRENVVGTCMKCHPGANRRFAGYLTHATHHDPEKYPVLFYAFWGMTGLLLVTFFVGGVHTLLWLPRALQMRKARKAREAAAASPDEPSQDEPSQDA, from the coding sequence ATGTTTGAATCACATTCACGCGCGCGCGCGGCGTCCCTGTTCGCGTGCCGCGTCACCATCTCCATGCTGTTCCTCCTCGCGGCGGCGGCCGGCACAGCCCGGGCGCAGGACAACAGCGACTGCCTGATGTGCCATTCCGACAAGTCCCTCACAGGCAAACGCGCAGGCCGCACCATGCCCGTGTATGTCGACGAGAAAAAATTCGGCGGCTCGGCGCACAAGGATCTTCCCTGCGTCGGCTGCCACGCCGATCTCGACGGCAAGGAACTCCCGCATGAGGACGATCTGAAGCCGGTCGACTGCGGCACGTGCCACGGCGACATCCAGAAATTGCACGCGCGCTCGCTGCATGGAAAGGCGCTGGCCCGCGGCGACGGACTCGCGCCGCGCTGCAGGGACTGCCACGGTTCACACGAGATCTATCCCGTGAAGGATCCCCGCTCGCAGGTCGCGCCGCTGCGTGTTCCCTACCTCTGCGGCAAATGCCATCAGGAGGGATCCGTCGTGATGAAGCAGCGCGTCATTCATCAGGACCACATACTCGAGAACTACTCCGAGAGTATTCACGGCGAAGGCCTGCTCCGGAAGGGACTCATCGTCGCGCCGAACTGCGCGTCGTGCCACACCGCGCATTCCATTCTTCCACACACCGATCCGCTCTCGTCGATCAGCCGTCGCAATATCTCGAAGACCTGCGCGAACTGCCATGCGAGCATCGAGAACGTGCACCGCAAGGTGATCAACGGAAAACTCTGGGAACGCGAGGCGCACGTCCTTCCCGCCTGCGTGGACTGCCATCAACCGCACAAAGTGCGCAAGGTGTTCTACACGCAGAGCATGGCGAACCGCGACTGCCTGCGCTGCCACGAGACCAAGGGCCTGCGCTCGTCAAAAAACGGACACGATCTCACCGTCGACATACGCGATCTCGCGCAGTCGAAACATGCCAACGTCGCCTGCAGTCAGTGCCATTCGACAGTGACTCCATCCAAGACGCGGCCCTGCGAAACGATCACCACCACGGTGGACTGCGCCTCGTGCCACGAAGAGATCGGCGTGCAGCATCGCCGCAGCATCCACGGCATACTGCTCGCGAAAAACGACAAGAACGCGCCCACGTGCAAGGAGTGCCACGGCACCCACCACGTGCGCGGGAAACACGATCCTTCGTCCCCCACCTTCCCGACAAACATCCCCGCGCTGTGCGGGACATGCCACCGCGAAGGTGAGAAGGCGGCCCTGCGCATGAAGGGCGAGGGACGCACCGCCGTCGCACATTACGCCGAGAGCATACACGGTCACGGACTCGTCAAAAGCGGTCTGACCGTTACCGCCACGTGTACAAACTGCCACACGTCGCATCAGATTCTTCCGAAGTCGGATCCCGCCTCGAGCGTGAACCGCGCAAACGTGCCGAAGACCTGCGGGGTCTGCCATCACGGCATCGAGGAACAGTTCGAATCGAGCATCCACGCAACCATGGTGGGCAAAACCGACAAGGTGCTTCCGGTGTGCGACGACTGCCATTCCGCGCACACTATTCAGCGCGCCGACGCGGACGGGTTCAAGCTGCAGATCATGCAGCAGTGCGGCCGCTGCCACGAGAAGATCGCCGAGACGTACTTCGACACGTATCACGGCAAAGTGTCGCTGCTCGGCTACACCAAGACGGCAAAATGTTACGATTGCCACGGCGCGCACGACATACTCCGCGTCTCGGATCCCAAGTCGCATCTCAGCCGCGAGAACGTGGTCGGGACCTGCATGAAATGTCATCCCGGCGCCAACCGCCGTTTCGCCGGGTATCTGACACATGCGACACACCATGATCCCGAAAAGTACCCGGTGCTCTTCTACGCGTTCTGGGGCATGACCGGCCTGCTGCTCGTGACATTTTTTGTCGGCGGCGTACACACGCTGCTGTGGCTGCCGCGCGCGCTGCAAATGCGCAAGGCCCGCAAAGCCCGCGAAGCCGCCGCCGCGTCGCCGGATGAACCCTCGCAGGACGAGCCCTCGCAGGACGCCTGA
- a CDS encoding cytochrome b/b6 domain-containing protein, whose translation MAESHGRLQFQRFTRLQRILHIVMIVSFISLALTGMSLKFAYTGWAAFLARLFGGFEGAGSIHRLAAALMIIMFGVHIVDLVRTRKRQKVSWKRFVFGPDSMMFNRKDLNDLIASLKWFTGKGPRPEFGRWTYWEKFDYFAVFWGMVVIGSTGLTLWFPEFFTLVIPGWMLNIATIVHSDEALLAVGFIFTVHFFNTHLRPEKFPMDTVIFTGRMSVEELEEDKPGEYKALVESGTLKDNLVEPYQPIVLRAVRAFGTVAVVLGLGMVLLIIYAMIFSYR comes from the coding sequence ATGGCCGAATCACACGGACGCCTGCAATTCCAGCGTTTCACGCGACTGCAACGCATCCTCCACATCGTCATGATTGTGAGTTTCATCAGTCTTGCCCTCACGGGCATGTCGTTGAAATTCGCGTACACGGGCTGGGCGGCCTTCCTCGCGCGGCTGTTCGGCGGATTCGAGGGCGCAGGTTCCATACACCGCCTCGCGGCCGCGTTGATGATCATCATGTTCGGCGTGCACATCGTCGACCTTGTCCGCACGCGCAAACGGCAGAAGGTCAGTTGGAAACGTTTTGTGTTCGGCCCCGATTCGATGATGTTCAACCGCAAGGACCTGAACGATCTTATCGCCTCGTTGAAATGGTTCACCGGCAAGGGGCCCCGACCGGAATTCGGACGATGGACGTACTGGGAAAAATTCGACTACTTCGCCGTGTTCTGGGGAATGGTCGTCATCGGGTCCACCGGCCTCACGCTGTGGTTCCCGGAATTCTTCACGCTCGTCATTCCGGGATGGATGCTGAACATCGCAACGATCGTGCACAGCGACGAGGCGCTGCTCGCGGTGGGCTTCATTTTCACCGTGCACTTCTTCAACACGCACCTGCGTCCTGAAAAATTCCCGATGGACACCGTCATCTTTACCGGCCGGATGTCGGTCGAGGAACTGGAAGAGGACAAGCCGGGCGAATACAAGGCGCTGGTCGAAAGCGGCACGTTGAAGGACAATCTTGTGGAGCCGTATCAGCCCATCGTTCTTCGCGCGGTGCGGGCATTCGGAACCGTTGCCGTCGTCCTGGGTCTCGGCATGGTGCTGCTGATCATCTACGCGATGATCTTCTCGTACCGCTGA
- a CDS encoding alpha/beta fold hydrolase yields the protein MAGQSGARVPLLLFHAFPFHAGMWEAQVEALSASRTVVTFDCPGFGGGGEAVSGLSLADCARLGSEKLDGLGIDRVVVGGLSMGGYIAMAFLRAFPERTAGLVLANTRAGADSEAARQMRHTQAAGVRASGVQVVADAMLPRLLSETSVNEIPDLRDRVRGMMMNASAEGTAVMLEAMAARPDSGELLSACTLPACIIVGESDVLTPPDEARAMHSMLRGSELHILDGAGHLSNLEAPIRFNTILSRFLDGID from the coding sequence ATGGCTGGGCAATCGGGCGCGCGCGTGCCGCTCCTTCTTTTTCACGCGTTCCCTTTTCATGCGGGAATGTGGGAGGCGCAGGTGGAGGCGCTCTCGGCATCGAGGACGGTCGTGACCTTCGACTGCCCGGGTTTCGGCGGGGGCGGTGAGGCGGTGTCGGGACTCTCGCTTGCCGACTGTGCGCGTCTTGGCTCCGAAAAACTCGACGGACTCGGTATCGACCGTGTTGTTGTAGGCGGACTCTCGATGGGCGGCTACATCGCCATGGCCTTTCTCCGCGCTTTCCCTGAGCGCACCGCGGGGCTCGTGCTGGCCAACACACGCGCGGGCGCGGACTCGGAGGCCGCGCGTCAAATGCGTCACACGCAAGCCGCGGGCGTGCGCGCGTCGGGTGTGCAGGTCGTGGCCGATGCCATGCTTCCGCGGCTTCTTTCCGAGACGAGTGTGAACGAAATTCCTGATCTTCGCGACCGTGTGCGCGGCATGATGATGAACGCCAGCGCGGAAGGCACCGCGGTGATGCTCGAGGCAATGGCGGCACGGCCCGATTCGGGCGAGCTGCTCTCCGCATGCACGCTGCCGGCCTGCATCATCGTGGGAGAGTCCGACGTGTTGACGCCGCCCGACGAGGCGCGCGCCATGCACTCCATGCTGCGCGGGTCGGAACTGCACATACTCGATGGAGCAGGCCATCTGTCGAATCTCGAAGCGCCGATCCGTTTTAATACGATCCTCTCGCGCTTCCTCGACGGCATCGATTAA
- a CDS encoding T9SS type A sorting domain-containing protein, whose translation MSPRTVPGFLLLLSLPLCLHAQWSGMPDVNNPVCLADSSQRNIDMVSDGRGGSILVWEDDRGTSGSPDIYAQRMSAIGIPKWGVDGTPVCIMPGAQKRPRIISDGAGGVIAVWDDTRNGDADLYAQRLDSSGVPCWSLNGVPVITVSWSQQYPALASDGQGGAIVVWQDTRSTGFTIYAQHLASTGMILWGDAGRRVSGGSQAAVLPQVLADGMKGAVIVWEDGRAPSSGADIYAQRIDSVGALLWNADGVPLCTATGAQKSPRIAPVSSAGACIVWQDQRASATMSDIYAQLIDSAGRVQWLSNGLAICKASDNQFSPEIVSDGAGGAIIAWLDARFGYTVRPFAQRLNPAGNLLWQLNGYDLCPSAQDADHLRLSPDGSNGVVVAWADNRSGNYNIYAQRIESGGSRVWGAAGVAVCVASGDQLDVELTATGMGGWILAWIDLRGGRVFTDIYASYLYAGGFIPVRLLSFTAEEEAGAAVLRWITETECLNAGFDIQRSHDGETWTSIGFAEGSASCSIGRSYEFIDPLPLSRHPLGDILYRLRQIDYDGHSTMLPFARLVYAPRVESIVISAAPNPAAGRTSLAVFFPRRMDATVRLHDACGRLVTTLLEATPVERGARHFSFDVSSLPCGVYFLTAESGASAAVHRLVRGD comes from the coding sequence ATGTCACCACGCACCGTTCCCGGCTTCCTTCTTCTCCTGTCGCTGCCCCTGTGCCTTCATGCACAGTGGTCGGGCATGCCGGACGTCAACAACCCAGTCTGCCTTGCCGATTCGTCGCAGAGGAACATCGACATGGTGTCGGACGGACGGGGCGGTTCGATACTCGTGTGGGAGGACGATCGCGGCACGTCCGGAAGCCCCGACATCTACGCGCAGAGAATGTCGGCCATCGGCATACCGAAATGGGGCGTTGACGGCACACCGGTCTGTATCATGCCGGGAGCGCAGAAACGCCCCCGCATCATCAGCGACGGCGCGGGTGGTGTCATCGCCGTGTGGGACGACACGCGCAACGGTGATGCCGACCTGTACGCGCAGCGGCTCGACTCGAGCGGTGTGCCGTGCTGGTCGTTGAACGGCGTGCCTGTCATCACAGTGTCATGGTCACAGCAATATCCCGCGCTCGCGTCCGACGGACAGGGAGGCGCGATAGTCGTGTGGCAGGACACACGCAGCACCGGGTTCACCATCTACGCGCAGCATCTCGCATCGACCGGCATGATACTTTGGGGCGACGCGGGCCGGCGTGTCTCAGGAGGCAGTCAGGCCGCGGTATTGCCGCAGGTTCTGGCTGATGGAATGAAGGGAGCCGTGATCGTGTGGGAAGACGGGCGCGCGCCCTCGAGCGGTGCCGACATCTATGCGCAGCGTATCGATTCGGTCGGAGCACTGCTCTGGAATGCGGACGGCGTCCCACTCTGTACCGCGACGGGAGCACAGAAGTCTCCGCGCATCGCGCCCGTGTCATCGGCCGGCGCCTGTATCGTCTGGCAGGATCAGCGCGCGAGCGCCACCATGTCCGACATCTACGCGCAGTTGATCGATTCCGCCGGGCGCGTCCAATGGCTCAGCAACGGTCTGGCGATCTGCAAGGCTTCCGACAATCAGTTTTCGCCCGAGATCGTGAGTGACGGAGCGGGCGGCGCCATCATCGCGTGGCTCGATGCACGCTTCGGCTATACGGTGCGGCCCTTCGCGCAACGCCTGAATCCGGCGGGCAATCTGTTATGGCAGTTGAACGGCTACGACCTCTGCCCGTCGGCGCAGGACGCGGACCATCTGCGGCTTTCACCGGACGGTTCAAACGGGGTCGTGGTCGCGTGGGCCGACAATCGCAGCGGCAATTACAACATCTACGCGCAGCGCATCGAGAGCGGCGGATCACGCGTCTGGGGCGCCGCGGGTGTGGCGGTGTGTGTGGCGTCGGGAGATCAACTGGATGTGGAACTCACGGCCACCGGCATGGGTGGATGGATACTTGCGTGGATCGACCTCCGCGGTGGTCGTGTGTTTACCGACATCTATGCGAGCTACCTGTACGCGGGCGGCTTCATCCCCGTACGGCTGCTGAGTTTTACCGCCGAGGAAGAAGCAGGCGCTGCCGTTCTGCGCTGGATCACCGAGACGGAATGTCTCAACGCCGGCTTCGACATTCAGCGGTCGCATGACGGGGAGACTTGGACCAGCATCGGATTTGCCGAGGGCAGTGCTTCGTGCAGTATCGGCAGGAGCTACGAATTCATCGATCCGCTGCCGCTGTCGCGCCATCCACTTGGTGATATTCTGTACCGGTTGCGGCAGATCGACTACGACGGACACAGCACCATGCTCCCGTTCGCACGGCTTGTCTATGCTCCGCGCGTGGAAAGCATTGTCATCAGCGCCGCACCGAATCCGGCCGCCGGCCGCACCTCGCTCGCGGTGTTTTTTCCCCGTCGTATGGATGCGACGGTGCGCCTGCACGACGCCTGCGGCCGCCTCGTCACCACGCTGCTCGAAGCGACACCCGTCGAGCGCGGTGCGCGGCATTTTTCCTTCGACGTCTCATCACTTCCTTGCGGCGTGTATTTCCTGACTGCGGAATCCGGTGCTTCGGCGGCGGTGCACCGCCTCGTGCGCGGCGACTGA